Proteins encoded within one genomic window of Bradyrhizobium sp. AZCC 1719:
- a CDS encoding CreA family protein: protein MTSKAIVKRDKKWEILALVMLALTLWQAAPASAADEPDLIFRRSTVFKWLSPNDKLATYAVDDPEVEGVACHFTVPEKGGFKGWLGLAEEVSDISLACRQIGPVKFKHKMDQGDDMFRQRRSLFFKKMQIVRGCDAKRNVLVYMVYSDKLIEGSPKNSTSSVPIMPWGATEAAVQKCGEFFQ from the coding sequence ATGACATCCAAGGCCATCGTTAAGCGTGACAAGAAGTGGGAAATTCTGGCCTTGGTGATGTTGGCGCTGACATTGTGGCAGGCGGCACCGGCGTCGGCCGCGGACGAGCCCGATCTGATCTTCCGCCGCTCGACGGTCTTCAAATGGCTTAGCCCCAACGACAAGCTCGCGACCTACGCAGTCGATGACCCCGAGGTCGAGGGGGTGGCCTGTCACTTCACGGTGCCGGAAAAGGGCGGCTTCAAGGGCTGGCTCGGCCTTGCCGAGGAAGTCTCGGATATCTCGCTGGCGTGCCGTCAGATCGGCCCGGTCAAGTTCAAGCACAAGATGGACCAGGGCGACGACATGTTCCGCCAGCGCCGCTCGCTGTTCTTCAAGAAGATGCAGATCGTTCGCGGCTGCGACGCCAAACGCAATGTGCTGGTCTACATGGTCTATTCGGACAAACTGATCGAAGGTTCACCCAAAAACTCCACCTCCTCAGTGCCGATCATGCCTTGGGGCGCCACTGAAGCAGCCGTTCAGAAATGCGGTGAATTCTTCCAGTAA